From Solanum stenotomum isolate F172 chromosome 2, ASM1918654v1, whole genome shotgun sequence:
TACATTCTTTCAATCCTTTCTTATCCATCACCACTTTCCCTTCATCATCTCTGTCCTTGATCACCAAATTCTCCAGCTCTTTATGCTCGTTTACAACCTCCACCATCATGTAATGCCTCGCTGATGCCGCAATCAACGCGCTAATTGTCCAAACTACCCTCATTTTCAACCCTGCACCAGCTCCTCCTCCAAACTCCGCCTCTCCACCGCCTCCGTCCCCGCTGCGAAACCCTAAAATCACGCAACTCTTTAGGGTTTTCCCAAAGTCCGCCTTCCACCTTATCGTCGTGCCTTTCTCTAACCGAAGATCACCTGAAGGAAGCTCGATTTGGAGATTCCTGATCCTCTCGAACTCCCGTAGGATCTGTGCGGGTGAGTTCTGGGATCGGGCAGGGCTTGGGAGAGCCTTGCTTGGTGAAACGAGATGGTGAAGGGATTTGATAATGGATCTGAGGAAAGCAATGAGGAAGGAATCGTCGTCGTCATCAGAATCAGTAGCGGAAATTACCCGGTCGACTCGTAGGAGAAGCGAATCGGCTTGAGGTACCAACGAGTTGAACCGTTTGGAAACGGAGCGGCACCGGATTAGGGTTTTGATATCGGAGATTTGGTTGAACATGAGGTGAATAAGCGGGTCGGGTAACCGATCGAACCCGTCGGAGTGATCCGATTCAAACTCCATCGCCGGTGAGATAATTTTTTCTGATAATAATTTATGagaaattaagagaaaaaagagTGTGGATATGAACGGagaagattaaaaagaaaaaagggggCTCGGAAAATCGAGCTTATTGAGGGGAGCGGAGAGTTTGACCGTTGACCTGATATTAAAAGTGGGACCCAATAggatttttcactttttcttttgtctAATTGCCGGCTTTCGTCAGAATTTTGATTATGGCGCCGTGGTTTGTTCTTTGTGCTACCGGCCACGCTTTGCATTCACATTTTTTCTATcgaaattaggaaaaaaaatgcattttttcgatgtgaataaattatttatacgaTGTGATAACTAGTTAGTATTAGATATCTATCATAAATTGATTTATGTTGAACAACTAGTAACCACTCCTTATTTAACCTTTTCTAGACCTAATTAATCTCATATTGTTTCATAGATAGTGATACTAGTTATAAAATAAGTGCATAGAGAAATTGATTAATTCTTTTGAGTGATGCAGTGGAATTAGCAAAACGTTCATCATAgattagtattttttatatatataataataataaggttGGATGCAATCATACATGTTACATGAttgattaatatttatttatttacttataataAGGTTGGTGCTGTAGATAAATACAATGATTTGCTTAAATAGGCATTAATCTTTTGGCCCACTTAGgtatatctttttctttctaaatcATGGGTGACGAATCTTTTTAATGACAATGATGTGTTTACCCTAGTTTTGTGCATTACATTTGGCTTTCATAAAACTTCCTTTGTTTTCTTTGcattgaaattttcaaaattaaccACTTTTAGTATACAAATATTTCATGACGGAGCTAGAATTTTCATCAAAAGAATTTAAGATATGAAAAGGTAACACATGAGAAGTTCAAGGAAATTCAACATTAACTATATAcacataataaaattaattttaactatgTATAGATAGTGTCATTTCTGTCGAAAGGAGTTCATAAACCCTCTCAGTCCTAACTCCTACCTAATCCTGCTTACAAACATCCATGACTTGTTttaaaccacaattttttttaaaatcatttttttcttaacctttcgtatcaaatcaaacaatatcACATAATTGTTTGCGACTAGAAAAGAGATGATTATCTAGATCTTGTTCATCCCCGAAtaagaattttcttttaaagctagaaaaaaaatgtttgtattttgaacaCAACTAAATAGAGAATTAGATGCTTGGAAGGAAAATTCAATTCAggattaaattatttgaaaaatcataaatgaaGACTAGTACTGAAATTGATCAAGTCATAAAGCACGTTCAACAGTTCTTCAGGCTTTACAACGGTGTTGATATTCTTATAGCACATTCCGAAATaagtaaattttaggaataataaatataaaaatcatattagcaCTTAATAACTATAGTTTTGCTATTTGCGTTTCATAGCAAATATAGTTTGTTATAGGgtttttaatatgtataaattgcggcgatttgtataaatcggGCGTCTATGTCTATGATAAatgtgtttgtatatgtatatgttctttgTGTTAGGCTAGAGTGCCGAGCGATATTaggagagagaagagagaggcgagcgagaaagacagagagtggagagaggtgaatcgtatatgtatataagttagataattgtatatatgtgactactatatatatatatatatatatatatatcaatgattgtgtttgtatatctagaaaaaaatttaatttgtatacaattgaattgagttaatataccattgaatcgagttaaaacatttgtatttgtatatcatatttctctcgctttatacacaCAAATTGTTCATAGTATTTGtatgatttgtatttgtataaagtgagaaacTGGGCAGGAGAAGATTTGTAttagtataattataagtgtatagaacAGAGAGATGTGTATCTCTATCTGTATATACAGTCTCTCtagctttatacaaacacaaacacaaattatacatttgtctttgtataaaagtgagagaggcgagagagagaattctgagtggcgagcgagattcaggggagagaggcgagaatGACAACGTATTTGCTACgaattagaattaaatgaaactgtagctataacatttattttgaattaatagtttgctataatgcACATGAAATTAGGTCCCAATGTCATTAATTATGTTCAATATTGTACTTGCTTAATTATTCCCTCCATTTGTTTTTACttgttacttttttatttacaaaaattaatttgactaatctttaaaacttaaactgaattagattaatttaattattttaaattttaaattaagatgagtattatgaattataatatttctCATATTAACACGATGAAAAAACTTACATCTTAAAacgttaattaaaatttatatactgtattttttttataagtgaAAATAGACCaataaaaatgaatagagaaaACATATCTTTAGTAAGTTTCGACGGTATACGGCTTGACACAATAATATGTCCTTTTAGAAATAAGATATTTCATATTATCCCCAAAGTTTATATTACGGACATAACGACccctaattttttatttatatcaaaattatcCACAAGAACATGACATGTGAATGTCACAAATGAGTACTAAAGCATAATAAGTATTTATATTTACTCACTTAGAAATACCCACTTTTACTTGCTCAActcaaaaaactaaaaaataggtgtgacaaatataaataaggCAAGTAGAATTgaatagagaaaatatttttaataagtaTATTAagtcaaacatgaaaaaaaaacatatattgggtcAAAACTTTAAACATAT
This genomic window contains:
- the LOC125855447 gene encoding F-box protein AUF1-like — protein: MEFESDHSDGFDRLPDPLIHLMFNQISDIKTLIRCRSVSKRFNSLVPQADSLLLRVDRVISATDSDDDDDSFLIAFLRSIIKSLHHLVSPSKALPSPARSQNSPAQILREFERIRNLQIELPSGDLRLEKGTTIRWKADFGKTLKSCVILGFRSGDGGGGEAEFGGGAGAGLKMRVVWTISALIAASARHYMMVEVVNEHKELENLVIKDRDDEGKVVMDKKGLKECRESQGEGEEAEVNNASSGNGVGLWWRNNRTTVPAVRMRMWHEARMELSGGMKMVGATLVVVRPTNGGGERSEVEEQNGDVGLALGAFGEDAVYCEAVERLLKSRSYILEMNSF